The Oscillospiraceae bacterium genomic interval AGAGGGTGATCTCTGTGAATGAGGCGGGCTGCGCCGACGGAACATCGATCACCGCGGAGGACCTTTTTTTTAATCAACCGGCGCGCTTAAAATTTTTAAAACGAACCGCGACCGAAAACGCCGCCGTTATGGCATGCGTTCAGAGAATCGCAATATCATATCCTGAAATATCGTTTAAATATGTCTGCGACGGAATCGAGCGAATGCACACCTTCGGAAACGGCAGCCTTTACGACGCCATGTATTCAGCCTTCGGAAAAGAGCTTGCGTCCGGCTTGATTCCCGCCGAAAAGAAGGTCACGTCAATCGGCGTGAGCGGGCTTATAACAATGCCGGAGTATGCCAGAGCAAACCGCTCCATGCAGATGTTTTATATAAACCGCCGCCTTATAAAAAGCAGAACGATGCTCGCCGCCCTTGAGGAAGCTTATAAAAGCTATATAAAAAGCGATCGGTTTCCGTCATGCGCCTTGTTTTTGAATATGGATTTTGACAAAGTTGATGTCAATGTGCATCCGGCAAAAACAGAGGTCAGGTTTTCGGACGAGCGAAGCGTATACGAAGCCGTTTATCTTACGGTAAAGGACGCGCTTTTCGCAATGACTAACGCTTTGTATACGTCAGAATACAGCGGAAATAATATTTCAGGCACCGAAAAAGTAGTTGAAAATATAAATTTCTCCTCGGTATCGGAAGCTCTGCCAGGCGGAAAAGCAGGACAGGAACGTGAATCAGGACAATCTGCTGATAAAGAGACAGACGACGAGCTTTACAGAATAAGCATTCCGAAGGCTTACGGCCGCCCGGAAACGCCGATTAATTTTAAATCCGCAGAGGAAAAATCCGAAACCACACCTTTATGCACACATATAGTCGTACCCTCAGGCGACAGTAAAACGGAAAGCATATATTCCGGACGGCAGATGACCTCATATTTTGAAAATAAACCGGGACCTCTTCCGCTTTCTTCCGGTACTGCGCCGGAAAATAATAAAACAGTTTATAAATATCAGAATTTATCCGGAACAGACGAAGATATTATGGTTTCCTCCTCGCCGTCAGGCGTCGAGCTTTTCGCTTCCGCCTCGAAAAAGGAGCCGGCAGAATCCTCCCGCTTGCCTTTATCGGAAAACTTGGATGATGAAGACGTACCGCGGGAAGGCGGCAGGATCATAGGCGTTGCTTTCAATACATATATATCATACGAATCCGGAGATTCAATATTTCTCATAGACAAGCATGCCGCCCACGAGCGCATATTATATGAAAGGCTTAAAAAGCAAGTATCGATGCACAGCTCTGGCGCGCAGCAGCTTGTCGCTCCGGTTATAATACATCTTGAGCCACGCGAAGCGCAGGCTCTTTCAGAAAGCCTTCCTGAGCTGGCGGAATGCGGTTTTACTCTTGAGCCTTTCGGAGAGGCGGAGTTTGCTCTTCGCGAGCTGCCGGCGGAGCTTACGGGCTTGGGTGAGGAGAAAATAGTCGGTGTTATTCAGAAAGCCGCGTCAGATCTACTTATCGGAGGAAAGGCGGACAGCGCCCGCGCGCGCATAGCCGATCGGATGCTTTATTCTATGGCATGCAAAGCCGCCGTAAAAGGCGGAATTCCCGATTCGAATGCGGACTACGAATGGATTGTTTCAGAAATTATATCTAATCCCGGTATAGTGGTTTGCCCTCACGGACGTCCCGTAGCAATTAAAATAACTAAGAAACAACTGGAAAAGCTGTTTTTCAGAACATAATAGTATTATTAATGCAGCAGCGTCAATACACACAAATGAAAACGGTATATCTTCTGATGTATCAAGATGAAGAAAGGCAAGTATCAGATGGCAAAAGCAGTATGGAGCCCCGCAACTATTCTCGCGCCTGTTCCGGTTGTATTCGTTGGATGCGGCACGCTCGAGCATCCCAATGTACTGACAGTCGCGTGGACCGGAATCGTAAATTCAAATCCGGCTATGACATATGTATCGATTCGTCCGCAGAGGTATTCTCATAATATAATAGAAAGCACAGGGGAATTTACAATAAACCTTGCTACAAGCTCAATGTGTCGCGCGCTCGATTCCTGCGGCGTATATACCGGCGCGAAAGCCGACAAGTTCAGGCTTTTCGGACTTAATCCCGAAAAAGGTGCCAAGGTTGCGGCTCCTTTGATTAAGCAGTCACCCATATCGCTTGAATGCCGGGTGACCAAAATCATACCGCTCGGCACACACGATATGTTTCTCGCGGAAATAGCCGCAGTCGACGTAGATGAAACGCTTATCGATGAAAACGGAAAGCTTTGCATGTCAAAAGCAAAGCTTGTCGCGTATTCCCACGGCGACTACCTTGAACTGGGCAGGAAAATAGGATCGTTCGGCTTTTCCGTAAAGAAAAAGCTAATGAGACCGTAAAAACAATATTATTTTTTCGCCGCAAGGCGGGAAGGTGTGATCAAATGAAAAAAAAGCTTAAAGTCGGGTTTATCGGTGTCGGAAACAGAGGACAGAGCCTTATGTCCAATCTGGGCTTTGTCGAAAACACAGTCGTAACGGCTGTATGTGATCTTTGTGAAAGCAGAGTCGCCGAATGCGTGAAGCAATGCACTGAAAAATACGGTGTTGAATGCTCCGGATTTACCGATTACCGCGAGCTTATCGACAAGGCGGATATCGACGCAGTCATTATCGCGTCGACATGGTTAACTCATATTCCGACGGCTGTATACGCTATGAAAAAAGGTATATATGTCGGAATGGAGGTTGGGCCTGCCGGTTCTGTCGATGAATGCAGGCGACTTGTTCATGCACACGAAGAAACCGGAACTCACCTGTTCCTTCTCGAAAACTGCTGCTGGGGCAGATATGAGATGTTTGTGCTCAATCTGATCAGAAAGGGTATGCTCGGTGAGCTCATTTATCTTGCCGGAGCGTATCAGCATGACTGCCGTGAGCTTCTTTACAAGGAATACAGCGGAGAAAGACCCTTTGCCGAAAGATATCTGCATAAAATAAGAAATATGGAGGGATATCCGACGCATGAGCTTGCTCCTCTGGCAAAATATATAGGCGTCAATGCCGGAAACAGATTCATGACACTGTCGGCTTCTTCCACAAAGGCCAGAGGCTTTCAGAAATACTATAAAGAAACAACCGGCAAGGATTTTGAAGGAATATATAGACAAGGCGATGTAGTAAATACGTTGATAACCTGCGCATGCGGTGAGACGATAACGCTTACATACGACACGTCGCTTCCTCGCCCATATTCAAGAGGACTGAGAGTTCAAGGAACGAACGGACTTTGGATGGAGGACAATCATTCTGTCTATATTGAAGGCAGAAGCCCTAAGGACGCGTGGGAAAAAGATGATGATTATCTCACTGAATTTGATCATCCGCTGTGGAAGAAGAGCCTTGAGGAAGGCGTAAAGGGTGGCCACGGAGGAATGGATTATCTCATGCTTGAGGCGTTCTGTTATTACGCACGTAATAATATGCGCCCGCCTCTCGATGTATATGACGCCGCCTCATATATTTCGATTTCATGCCTTGTCGAGCAATCGCTTTCGTTGGGAGGAACCGCGATATCGATCCCGGATTTCACCGACGGAAAATGGGTTATCAAGCGTGCTGCCGACGAAAATGATTACGATGTAAATGTATAAGTGTTAAACGGCATTTAAATAATGTCTATTGAAGTTTTGGCAGTAGAAAAGCCAGCTAAAACCTGCAGTATTCATTGATTGCCGTCTGTTTTTTAATTGATCGGGAGTCGACCAATTTTGAGGTGCAAGGTTTTTGAGCTTAATAGCTTAAAAACCTTGCACCTGAACAATCATTGTTTACATCTTTTCCGTACTTTACTGTCGTATGTGTTTTATAATTGTTCAGCAGACATTAAATAAGCCTTGCATATGAGGTAATTATTCAATGCCGCGTTAATAATATTTTACCCTGCAATGAAATGAAAGGATATAAATAAAAATGAAACAACCTGTCATATGTGATAAGGATAGGGAGGCTTTCTCCGGGCTCTATCCGGAAATGAGCCCCGGACAGATTGAACAGCTGATACTCGGCGAACAGGAGGGAGTGGCTTTTTCGGAATATGCTTTTCCTTCTCTGTCGCCTGATGAAATGGCATCGCGCCGCGAAGCGCTTTCAGACCGTAAAAAAAAGCTGACGGCAATTTTTGAATGCCGCACCTTTTCCGCGCCTCAAGATCCGATTGACGTCTTTTTTAACCCGTGTGAGCTTTTGCTTGAATACCTGTTAAACGAAAAGCTCAAGGGGGTATCTTACAGAGATATAACAAGATGGGCTTCACAGAACGGTTTTCTTCAGGGACGCATGACTCGCGTCATTGGGGAAGTGACGGCCGGAAGACCGATAAAAAACGGTATAGGCCTTACGGAAAAAATTCTGCCTGAAAAGTATACCGCTCTCTCTTGCTGTATTAAAGCGGTTCAGACTGATATGAATGTAGAACTTTATCCCGGTATAGAAGCAAAGGCCGATATCTATAAAACCTTTGGCAAAATGGGACAGGATAAAATTAAGAATGTTTCTTTGTCCGCCGATACGGCTTTTATTGTCCGCGACAAGCTTTGCGGATATGCGGAGAGCTATTATTCGGTCGCCATATTGACGTCCGGCTTGTGGTTCGCGCTATCCGTCGTTCCGAATACAGGAGCCATCAAAGGGGAGGCGGCGGTAATACTGACCTTTGCCGATAAAGATGCAATATATACCGACGAAGCCAAAAAGTATTTTAATTGTTCATGCCTGTCAGCGGGACTGAAGGGATAAATAATTATTAAGCCCGGCCGAGCTTGCCTGACTTCTTAAACACGCATACAAGAAAGGCTTATTTGATATGAACGGAGGCGCCGAAAAGAAAAGAATCGGCAATACAACGCTGATTACTAATTCCGTCATGAGCTTTGTTCTCTTGATCGGGATTTTGATTATATGGAAGTATATATTGCCGGGCAGGTTTTCTTTTAAGCCGGATATTACCGCAGAGGTCGGAGAAACATGCGCTAAGGTCGATTTTATCGATGTGGGGCAGGGTGACGCGGCTCTTGTTTCCACTGACGACGGAAAATACATATTGATCGACTGCGGTCCGGAGGAAAATCGTTCCTCGCTGCTTGCGTTTCTGCGTATTAACGGAATTAAAAAGCTTGATATGCTGATCCTGACGCATCCTCATTCGGATCACATCGGTTCAGCCGCGAGAATTGTGAAGGAGTTTGTTCCTGACAAAATTCTGATAACAAGCCGTACCGAAAAGACACCCGAATACGAAGAGCTTATCGACGCGTTCAATTCGACCGAGGGAATTTCGGTTGAAACGGCTGTAACAGGCAGAGAATATATCGTCGGAAGCGCAGTTATAAGAATATTATACTCGCGTGCTGCTTATGATCAAAACAGAGAAGACGCGAATAACGACAGTATTGTGACTAAAATCACTCTTTCCGGTAAAAGCTTTTTATTTATGGCAGACGCTGAAACAGAGACTGAAAAAGAGATATGCGGTATGTTTCCGGCTTCTGAACTGAAAGCCGACGTTATAAAAATCGGACATCACGGTTCCGACTCATCCACCTCAGAACAGCTTATTGACATTGTGTCACCGGAATTCGCCGTGATTTCTGTCGGTGAAGACAATGGCTTCGGTCATCCCTCTGAAAGTGTGACAGAACGTCTTAAGGAACGCGGTATAAAAATATACCGCACGGATATAAGCGGGACGGTAAGATTTAAATTTACCAATGATGCTTTGGCCACTTATATTACCAGGGTAGCAGATAAATAATGTTTATTTTAAGCCGCTTGTGAAAGCGGCTTTTTAAATCCACAGGATTATAAATGCTTTGTTCACGGCTTGCATTGTGATTACCGGGAAAGAAAATTAAGAACTATATGCATTGAGATTGAGTTATGAAAATAATCCCACGAAAATTCGTGAAGAGGCGATATTATAAAAGCGAAAAGCCGTATACCAAAAGCTATTCTCTCATAAAGCGTGTTATTTGACTTGCCCTTATAATATGTTTGGGCAAAATCACATAAAAATCATCATCGAATTATGTCGTATTTATACGATACGGGGATTTACAATTTTAGAGTAATATGTTAAAATATTATTAATTATGAATTAACGGAGGTCTTTATGAGCATTATTCAGAAAATCTTCCCAGGCTCCGCTGAATATCCGAAGAACTCAATCGGCAAAAACATAACGCTCGGATTTCAGCATGCGTTTGCTATGTCCTGTGCGACGATCCTAGTTCCTCTTCTTACCGGATTGGACGTTGGGGTCGCACTGCTTGCGGCAGGCATAGGAACATTGATTTTTCATCTTTGCACCGGCGGTAAAATGCCTACCTTTCTCGGCAGTTCA includes:
- the mutL gene encoding DNA mismatch repair endonuclease MutL, with the protein product MSLVQSINVLDSYTANLIAAGEVVDRPAGVIKELLENSIDAGAARISVEIKNGGIAFMRVTDDGCGMSRADAELSIRRHATSKIKNPSDLFDIRTFGFRGEALAAISSVSRFRLVTKRREDDFGTELIAEGERVISVNEAGCADGTSITAEDLFFNQPARLKFLKRTATENAAVMACVQRIAISYPEISFKYVCDGIERMHTFGNGSLYDAMYSAFGKELASGLIPAEKKVTSIGVSGLITMPEYARANRSMQMFYINRRLIKSRTMLAALEEAYKSYIKSDRFPSCALFLNMDFDKVDVNVHPAKTEVRFSDERSVYEAVYLTVKDALFAMTNALYTSEYSGNNISGTEKVVENINFSSVSEALPGGKAGQERESGQSADKETDDELYRISIPKAYGRPETPINFKSAEEKSETTPLCTHIVVPSGDSKTESIYSGRQMTSYFENKPGPLPLSSGTAPENNKTVYKYQNLSGTDEDIMVSSSPSGVELFASASKKEPAESSRLPLSENLDDEDVPREGGRIIGVAFNTYISYESGDSIFLIDKHAAHERILYERLKKQVSMHSSGAQQLVAPVIIHLEPREAQALSESLPELAECGFTLEPFGEAEFALRELPAELTGLGEEKIVGVIQKAASDLLIGGKADSARARIADRMLYSMACKAAVKGGIPDSNADYEWIVSEIISNPGIVVCPHGRPVAIKITKKQLEKLFFRT
- a CDS encoding flavin reductase family protein, producing the protein MAKAVWSPATILAPVPVVFVGCGTLEHPNVLTVAWTGIVNSNPAMTYVSIRPQRYSHNIIESTGEFTINLATSSMCRALDSCGVYTGAKADKFRLFGLNPEKGAKVAAPLIKQSPISLECRVTKIIPLGTHDMFLAEIAAVDVDETLIDENGKLCMSKAKLVAYSHGDYLELGRKIGSFGFSVKKKLMRP
- a CDS encoding Gfo/Idh/MocA family oxidoreductase — encoded protein: MKKKLKVGFIGVGNRGQSLMSNLGFVENTVVTAVCDLCESRVAECVKQCTEKYGVECSGFTDYRELIDKADIDAVIIASTWLTHIPTAVYAMKKGIYVGMEVGPAGSVDECRRLVHAHEETGTHLFLLENCCWGRYEMFVLNLIRKGMLGELIYLAGAYQHDCRELLYKEYSGERPFAERYLHKIRNMEGYPTHELAPLAKYIGVNAGNRFMTLSASSTKARGFQKYYKETTGKDFEGIYRQGDVVNTLITCACGETITLTYDTSLPRPYSRGLRVQGTNGLWMEDNHSVYIEGRSPKDAWEKDDDYLTEFDHPLWKKSLEEGVKGGHGGMDYLMLEAFCYYARNNMRPPLDVYDAASYISISCLVEQSLSLGGTAISIPDFTDGKWVIKRAADENDYDVNV
- a CDS encoding ComEC/Rec2 family competence protein, which translates into the protein MNGGAEKKRIGNTTLITNSVMSFVLLIGILIIWKYILPGRFSFKPDITAEVGETCAKVDFIDVGQGDAALVSTDDGKYILIDCGPEENRSSLLAFLRINGIKKLDMLILTHPHSDHIGSAARIVKEFVPDKILITSRTEKTPEYEELIDAFNSTEGISVETAVTGREYIVGSAVIRILYSRAAYDQNREDANNDSIVTKITLSGKSFLFMADAETETEKEICGMFPASELKADVIKIGHHGSDSSTSEQLIDIVSPEFAVISVGEDNGFGHPSESVTERLKERGIKIYRTDISGTVRFKFTNDALATYITRVADK